In Phragmites australis chromosome 16, lpPhrAust1.1, whole genome shotgun sequence, one DNA window encodes the following:
- the LOC133896353 gene encoding uncharacterized protein LOC133896353, translating into MAFSNNSGAHTTADEDYGFSAGHGEKLPYPTLTAAAATEQGAAYCNPGMHAGKAIPPSPQVVAGKAPGVGVGHDMNDVALVECVPHGLPILGLTVASFAVTGLATGTPTPAMGFGLFLMLLVGLSAISICVFRD; encoded by the exons ATGGCCTTCTCCAACAACTCCGGAGCGCACACCACGGCGGATGAGGACTACGGTTTTTCCGCCGGCCATGGCGAGAAGCTCCCCTATCCGACCCTTACCGCGGCGGCCGCAACCGAGCAGGGTGCAGCCTACTGCAACCCCGGCATGCACGCCGGCAAGGCCATACCGCCATCTCCTCAG GTTGTCGCTGGTAAGGCACCGGGAGTAGGCGTCGGCCATGACATGAACGATGTAGCACTCGTTGAATGCGTGCCCCATGGCCTTCCGATTCTGGGACTCACCGTCGCTTCTTTCGCCGTGACTGGGCTCGCCACCGGCACGCCCACCCCGGCAATGGGCTTCGGACTGTTCCTGATGCTGCTCGTTGGCCTCTCCGCCATCAGTATCTGCGTGTTCCGTGACTAG